Proteins from a genomic interval of Pirellulales bacterium:
- a CDS encoding dihydrodipicolinate synthase family protein encodes MKRSPVRLIAAPYTPFTRNRELNLSVIDEQAELFATNELSGAFVCGTTGESMSMTIAERCQVVERWIKAAAGRFQIFVHVGHTCQRDCIEMAEHAVAHGAAAIAAMGPCFAKPADAEMLADFCAPIAAAAADLPFYYYHIPVMTGVSMPMAHFMKVAGRQIPNLVGLKYSHDDLVDLAACVSLDDGRFEVLFGKDEILLAALSLGVRGAVGSTYNFMTPLYQRVIHAFDAGDMTLARREQMRAVELVRALLRFGPSFMAAGKAVMSRLGIDCGPVRSPYRPLTAEQLSQLDEQLTRLGFDDYCSRTTSTPPRSVARPTRSVSAN; translated from the coding sequence ATGAAGCGCTCACCGGTCCGACTGATTGCTGCCCCCTACACGCCGTTTACCCGCAATCGCGAGCTCAATCTCAGCGTGATTGACGAGCAGGCGGAACTGTTCGCTACGAATGAGCTGTCGGGCGCGTTTGTCTGCGGCACGACGGGCGAGAGCATGTCGATGACCATCGCCGAGCGCTGCCAGGTGGTCGAGCGCTGGATCAAGGCCGCGGCCGGTCGCTTTCAGATCTTCGTACACGTGGGGCATACTTGCCAGCGCGACTGCATCGAGATGGCCGAGCATGCCGTGGCGCACGGCGCCGCCGCGATCGCGGCGATGGGACCTTGCTTTGCCAAGCCGGCCGATGCCGAGATGCTGGCCGATTTCTGCGCGCCGATCGCGGCCGCGGCGGCCGACTTGCCCTTCTACTACTATCACATTCCGGTCATGACCGGCGTGAGTATGCCGATGGCGCACTTCATGAAAGTCGCCGGCCGACAGATCCCGAACCTCGTGGGCCTGAAATACAGCCACGACGACCTGGTCGACCTGGCCGCGTGCGTGTCGCTGGACGATGGACGTTTCGAGGTGCTGTTCGGCAAGGACGAAATCCTGCTGGCGGCCCTGTCCCTGGGTGTCCGCGGTGCGGTCGGCAGCACTTACAATTTCATGACGCCCCTGTATCAGCGGGTGATCCACGCCTTTGACGCGGGCGACATGACCTTGGCGCGCCGCGAGCAGATGCGCGCCGTAGAATTAGTCAGAGCCTTGTTGCGTTTCGGTCCCTCGTTCATGGCTGCCGGCAAGGCCGTCATGAGCCGGTTGGGAATCGATTGTGGTCCGGTCCGTTCGCCCTATCGGCCCTTGACTGCCGAACAGCTAAGCCAGCTTGACGAGCAACTGACGCGGCTGGGCTTCGACGACTATTGCTCCAGGACGACCTCTACGCCGCCGCGCAGCGTCGCCCGACCGACGCGGTCCGTCAGCGCGAACTAG
- a CDS encoding class II aldolase/adducin family protein — MINTDPATIVRNQVAENNAEKEWVLEIANSAEARRERVKLAAAYRIIARHGLDDGLAGHISLRVPGAPDYFWVNPFGKMFSEVTAENLVLVNKKGEIIDGWPMINQAGFCIHAAIHHARPDVNCACHTHPPAGSAYSALGILLDPLEQTGCSFFEDHAIYVDYTGIVLDEKQTVDITTALGNKRALILANHGLLTTGPSVEQALLDMLDMERTCAVNLRAMATGRPLQVVPPEVARQSRSVLTQPMRYPFQWEAVVRQLDRHETDYDPWRAK; from the coding sequence ATGATCAACACCGATCCGGCAACGATCGTTCGCAATCAGGTCGCAGAGAACAACGCGGAAAAGGAATGGGTCCTCGAGATCGCCAATTCCGCCGAGGCTCGCCGGGAGCGGGTCAAGCTGGCGGCGGCATATCGCATCATCGCCCGGCACGGGCTCGACGACGGATTGGCCGGCCATATCAGCTTGCGCGTGCCCGGCGCTCCCGATTACTTCTGGGTTAACCCGTTCGGCAAGATGTTCAGCGAAGTGACGGCCGAGAATCTGGTGCTCGTCAATAAAAAGGGCGAAATCATCGACGGCTGGCCCATGATCAATCAGGCCGGCTTTTGCATTCACGCGGCCATTCACCATGCGCGGCCCGACGTCAACTGTGCTTGCCACACGCATCCGCCAGCAGGCTCGGCCTATAGCGCGCTGGGAATTCTGCTCGATCCGCTCGAGCAGACCGGTTGCTCGTTTTTCGAAGACCACGCTATCTACGTCGATTACACGGGCATCGTGCTCGACGAGAAGCAGACCGTCGACATCACGACGGCGCTCGGCAACAAACGGGCCTTGATACTGGCCAACCACGGATTGCTGACGACAGGCCCATCGGTCGAGCAAGCACTGCTCGACATGCTCGACATGGAACGCACCTGTGCCGTGAATCTTCGCGCCATGGCCACGGGCCGGCCGCTGCAAGTCGTTCCGCCCGAGGTGGCGCGGCAAAGCCGCTCGGTGTTAACGCAGCCCATGCGCTACCCATTCCAATGGGAAGCCGTCGTGCGGCAGCTCGATCGTCACGAGACGGACTACGACCCATGGCGGGCGAAGTAA
- the purE gene encoding 5-(carboxyamino)imidazole ribonucleotide mutase: protein MHAVEKPLVAIVMGSKSDWELMKHADETLAEFGVAHECRVLSAHRTPDQLREYMADAEKRGVEVWIAAAGGAAHLAGVVAAHTVRPVLGVPIPSTTLNGLDSLLAIVQMPAGIPVGTLAIGKPGVINAALLAVAALATSRPELTKKLHDYRAEQAKKVLSETLP from the coding sequence ATGCACGCCGTGGAAAAACCGCTGGTCGCGATCGTGATGGGGAGCAAGTCGGACTGGGAGCTGATGAAGCACGCCGACGAAACGTTGGCCGAGTTCGGCGTCGCGCACGAGTGCCGGGTGCTGTCCGCTCATCGCACGCCCGATCAGTTGCGGGAATACATGGCCGACGCCGAAAAGCGCGGCGTGGAAGTGTGGATCGCGGCGGCTGGCGGTGCCGCGCACCTGGCGGGGGTCGTGGCCGCGCACACGGTTCGCCCCGTGCTTGGTGTGCCGATCCCGAGCACGACCCTGAATGGTCTTGATTCGCTCCTGGCGATCGTGCAAATGCCGGCCGGCATCCCGGTGGGGACGCTGGCCATCGGCAAGCCGGGCGTCATCAATGCGGCGCTCTTGGCCGTTGCGGCTCTGGCAACGAGCCGGCCCGAGTTAACGAAGAAGCTGCACGACTACCGCGCCGAACAAGCCAAGAAAGTCTTGAGCGAAACGCTGCCGTAG
- a CDS encoding enoyl-CoA hydratase: protein MRQPAPRSAANAPKDQAPTVQGAGSGAASLVTLETIDRVAILTLANPARRNALSREVLTALGDRLRAIGKDSAIKCVILRATGSVFSSGHDLREVAAANRQEAESLFALCSEVMELIPRLPQPVIAEVDGLATAAGCQLVATCDLVVAAETASFATPGVRIGLFCSTPAVALSRAVNTKKAMEMLLTGEAISAAEAERIGLVNRVVPRERLADETLRLALHVATASGETLALGKRTFYEQLPLDRRQAYAVAERAMVENAALPDAHEGIGAFLEKRAPQWRS, encoded by the coding sequence ATGAGGCAGCCAGCGCCCCGATCAGCGGCGAACGCCCCCAAGGATCAGGCTCCAACTGTCCAAGGGGCCGGCAGCGGCGCCGCATCGCTCGTCACACTCGAGACGATTGACCGCGTGGCAATCCTGACGTTGGCCAATCCCGCGCGTCGTAATGCTCTCAGTCGCGAGGTGCTGACGGCGCTCGGCGATCGTCTTCGTGCTATCGGCAAGGACTCTGCCATCAAGTGCGTGATTCTGCGTGCCACGGGATCGGTTTTCAGCTCGGGGCACGACCTGCGCGAAGTTGCCGCCGCCAACCGGCAAGAGGCGGAATCGCTCTTCGCGTTGTGTTCCGAGGTCATGGAATTGATCCCCAGGCTGCCGCAACCGGTAATTGCGGAAGTCGATGGGCTGGCCACCGCGGCCGGCTGCCAGTTGGTCGCCACGTGCGACCTGGTGGTTGCCGCCGAGACGGCTTCTTTCGCCACGCCCGGCGTGCGGATCGGCCTGTTTTGCTCGACGCCCGCCGTAGCCTTGTCGCGCGCCGTGAATACCAAGAAGGCGATGGAGATGTTGCTCACGGGCGAAGCGATCTCGGCGGCCGAAGCGGAGCGCATCGGACTTGTGAACCGCGTGGTGCCACGCGAGCGGCTTGCCGACGAAACGCTACGGCTCGCACTGCACGTTGCCACGGCCAGCGGAGAAACGCTGGCCCTGGGGAAGCGGACTTTTTACGAGCAACTGCCGCTTGATCGGCGGCAAGCATATGCGGTGGCTGAGCGCGCGATGGTCGAGAACGCTGCTCTACCAGATGCCCACGAAGGCATTGGCGCGTTTCTGGAGAAGCGCGCGCCGCAGTGGCGCAGCTAA